A genomic window from Oryctolagus cuniculus chromosome 12, mOryCun1.1, whole genome shotgun sequence includes:
- the CKMT1B gene encoding creatine kinase U-type, mitochondrial isoform X1: protein MAGPFSRLLSARPRLGLLALAGAGSLAAGFLLRPEPVRAASERRRLYPPSAEYPDLRKHNNCMASHLTPAVYARLCDKTTPTGWTLDQCIQTGVDNPGHPFIKTVGMVAGDEETYEVFADLFDPVIQERHNGYDPRTMKHTTDLDASKIRSGYFDERYVLSSRVRTGRSIRGLSLPPACTRAERREVERVVVDALSGLKGDLAGRYYRLSEMTEAEQQQLIDDHFLFDKPVSPLLTAAGMARDWPDARGIWHNNEKSFLIWVNEEDHTRVISMEKGGNMKKVFERFCRGLKEVERLIQERGWEFMWNERLGYILTCPSNLGTGLRAGVHIKLPLLSKDSRFPKILENLRLQKRGTGGVDTAATGSVFDISNLDRLGKSEVELVQLVIDGVNYLIDCERRLERGQDIRIPAPLVHNKH, encoded by the exons ATGGCTGGTCCCTTCTCCCGTCTGCTGTCTGCCCGCCCGCggctcgggctcctggctttggccggagCTGGGTCTCTAGCCGCTGGGTTTCTGCTCCGCCCGGAACCTGTTCGAGCAGCCAGCGAACGAAGGAGGCTGTATCCCCCAAG CGCTGAGTACCCAGACCTCCGAAAGCACAACAACTGCATGGCCAGTCACCTGACCCCAGCAGTCTATGCACGGCTCTGCGACAAGACCACACCCACTGGTTGGACGCTAGATCAGTGTATCCAGACTGGCGTGGACAACCCTGGCCACCCCTTCATCAAGACTGTGGGCATGGTGGCTGGAGATGAGGAGACCTATGAG GTATTTGCTGACCTATTTGACCCTGTGATCCAAGAGCGACACAATGGATATGACCCCCGGACCATGAAGCATACCACTGACCTGGATGCCAGTAAG ATCCGTTCTGGCTACTTCGATGAGAGGTATGTATTGTCCTCAAGAGTCAGAACTGGCCGAAGTATCCGGGGACTCAGTCTGCCTCCAGCCTGCACTCGGGCAGAGCGACGAGAGGTGGAACGCGTTGTGGTAGATGCATTGAGTGGCCTAAAGGGTGACCTGGCTGGACGCTACTATCGGCTCAGTGAGATGACAGAGGCTGAGCAGCAGCAGCTTATTGAT GACCACTTTCTATTCGATAAGCCTGTGTCCCCATTGCTGACTGCAGCAGGAATGGCTCGAGACTGGCCAGATGCTCGTGGAATCTG GCACAACAATGAGAAGAGCTTCCTTATCTGGGTGAATGAGGAGGATCATACCCGGGTTATCTCCATGGAGAAGGGTGGCAACATGAAGAAAGTGTTTGAAAGATTCTGCCGAGGCCTCAAAGAG GTGGAGCGGCTGATCCAGGAGCGTGGCTGGGAGTTCATGTGGAATGAACGTCTGGGATACATCTTGACCTGTCCATCTAACCTGGGCACTGGACTTCGAGCAGGAGTGCACATCAAACTGCCCCTGCTAAGCAAA GATAGCCGTTTCCCAAAGATCCTGGAGAATTTAAGACTCCAAAAGCGTGGCACTGGAGGAGTGGATACTGCTGCCACAGGCAGTGTCTTTGACATCTCTAATTTGGACCGACTGGGAAAGTCAGAG GTGGAGCTGGTGCAACTGGTCATCGATGGAGTAAACTATTTGATTGATTGTGAACGTCGTCTGGAGAGAGGCCAGGATATCCGCATCCCTGCACCTCTTGTCCACAACAAACATTAA